Proteins found in one Mytilus edulis chromosome 2, xbMytEdul2.2, whole genome shotgun sequence genomic segment:
- the LOC139512626 gene encoding D-beta-hydroxybutyrate dehydrogenase, mitochondrial-like: MNITTAYRLLCIVFFIWFVFNICVNYYVYLFVLIILKLTFVYLEQNYKKLLPVQKRCVLITGCDTGFGHHLANRLADDGFNVFATVWKVDSSGANKLKKRKSNMHVIQMDVTKIDEIKAAVSFVNTKTKQKGLWGVVNNAGFNIYGDVEICTMDHYRAVLDVNLYGMISVTKAFLPQIRNNKGRIVNVSSVMARLNYPGNTNYQISKHGVETMSDSLRLEMIKFGVGVSIIEPGEYDAATSCSSPEMCKRVKADCEQMYDRASEEVKAVYGKDYFYLPYENMRQYGETGSSPTPNPVLNAIEDALLNVHPKARYLVDGGSGLIDKTAIMARIDSLLPEYVSDFICSSRTGCYKSPRDQSA; this comes from the exons ATGAACATAACGACTGCCTATCGCTTACTGTGTATTGTTTTCTTCATTTGGTTTGTGTTCAATATATGTGTGAATTATTATGTCTATCTATTTGTATTAATAATTCTGAAATTAACATTTGTCTACCTGGAGCAAAACTATAAGAAGCTGTTACCCGTTCAAAAAAGATGTGTTCTAATTACTGGATGTGATACAG GTTTTGGACATCATCTGGCGAACCGACTAGCGGATGATGGCTTCAATGTATTTGCCACTGTTTGGAAAGTCGATAGCTCTGGAGCcaataaacttaaaaaaagaaagtcAAATATGCATGTTATTCAGATGGATGTCACTAAAATAGACGAAATAAAAGCTGCTGTTTCTTTCGTAAATACCAAAACTAAACAAAAAG GCTTATGGGGTGTAGTAAACAATGCCGGTTTCAACATATATGGAGATGTAGAAATATGTACCATGGATCATTACAGAGCTGTATTAGATGTAAACCTGTATGGAATGATATCAGTAACTAAGGCATTTCTACCACAGATCAGAAACAATAAAG GTCGAATAGTGAATGTTTCCAGTGTAATGGCTCGCCTTAACTACCCGGGTAACACAAACTACCAAATATCAAAACATGGAGTGGAAACAATGAGTGACTCTTTGAGACTTGAGATGATTAAGTTTGGCGTTGGAGTGTCAATAATAGAACCTGGGGAGTATGATGCAGCAACGTCTTGCAGCAGTCCAGAAATG TGCAAGAGAgtgaaggcagattgtgagcagATGTATGATAGAGCATCAGAGGAGGTTAAAGCGGTTTATGGGAAGGACTACTTCTATCTACCATATGAAAACATGAGGCAATACGGGGAGACCGGGTCATCACCTACTCCTAACCCAGTATTAAACGCAATTGAAGATGCCTTATTAAATGTCCACCCTAAAGCACGATACCTTGTTGATGGTGGAAGTGGTCTTATTGACAAGACGGCA ATAATGGCCAGAATAGACAGTCTTCTACCAGAATACGTTAGTGATTTTATTTGCAGTAGTAGAACTGGGTGTTATAAATCACCACGTGATCAGTCTGCTTGA
- the LOC139512624 gene encoding galactose-3-O-sulfotransferase 2-like translates to MLCNTDKPRYCIIVLNLLLIQVNGIENYYHRFNIERFGGQNRMISFFDREHIAKLSSSKLEKDIYLRYLDYNKYNTLSLEQIMETFPNKGKDVNTCTQPQKKVVFLKVHKAGSTTVQNIFLRYGDTHGLNIALPKSYDMECFNYLGFQSILNHSRIMKLPKNKTIDIICNHAIYNKKVFTEFMGFDTTYIGILRDPVNQWSSATFFYGFIEYLRDLLGEHLEDRQLLSAVLEEPSIFHDCPHTHNSMIEDLGLSIKDSVNQSAVENYLRLLDNEISLVMIMEYFDESLILMKRLLCWDIKDIMYVPLNINSEKMKRKINLTDKDQHNLFKYNYADFRLYVHFKEKFFNRIKQSGNNFLAEVKYFQNARKSVTEYCKRCQSSNFSSCTDLKILSSEWSELFTITGKDCRFMMTQEESLLVELMNKARQKYGITH, encoded by the coding sequence ATGCTGTGCAACACAGATAAGCCTCGATATTGTATTATTGTGTTGAACTTACTACTAATTCAAGTGAATGGCATCGAAAACTATTATCATAGATTCAACATTGAACGTTTTGGTGGTCAAAATCGTATGATTTCCTTTTTTGATAGAGAACATATTGCAAAACTTTCCTCTTCAAAATTGGAGAAAGACATATACCTTAGATATCTagattataacaaatataatactcTGTCACTTGAACAGATCATGGAAACGTTTCCGAATAAAGGGAAGGACGTTAATACTTGTACCCAGCCGCAGAAGAAAGTGGTATTTCTGAAAGTTCACAAAGCTGGTAGTACAACTGTCCAAAATATATTTCTGCGTTATGGAGACACACATGGACTAAATATTGCCTTACCAAAATCATATGATATGGAGTGTTTTAATTATTTGGGTTTTCAGAGTATATtgaaccattcaagaattatgaAACTTCCAAAAAATAAGACTATAGATATTATTTGTAATCATGCTATTTATAACAAGAAAGTGTTTACAGAATTTATGGGATTTGATACAACTTACATAGGAATACTCAGGGATCCCGTCAATCAGTGGTCGTCTGCCACATTCTTCTACGGTTTTATTGAATACCTTCGCGATCTTCTTGGTGAGCACCTTGAAGACAGACAACTTCTATCTGCTGTTTTGGAAGAGCCTAGTATTTTCCACGACTGTCCACATACTCACAATTCGATGATTGAAGATTTAGGACTTTCAATAAAGGATTCTGTCAATCAATCAGCAGTCGAAAATTACCTCAGACTTCTTGATAACGAAATTTCATTGGTTATGATTATGGAATATTTTGATGAATCTTTGATTCTTATGAAGAGACTATTATGTTGGGATATCAAAGATATCATGTATGTACCGTTAAATATAAACAGcgaaaaaatgaaaagaaaaataaatttgacagACAAAGATCAACATaatctatttaaatataattacgCAGATTTTAGGCTTTATGTGCATTTTAAGGAGAAATTTTTCAACAGGATAAAACAATCTGGAAACAATTTTTTGGCAGAAGTCAAATATTTCCAAAACGCAAGAAAATCTGTAACAGAATACTGCAAAAGATGTCAATCATCAAATTTCTCTAGTTGTACTGATTTAAAAATATTGTCATCAGAATGGAGTGAACTGTTTACTATAACTGGAAAGGACTGTCGATTCATGATGACACAAGAGGAATCTTTACTGGTGGAACTAATGAATAAAGCCAGACAGAAATATGGTATTACTCattag
- the LOC139512625 gene encoding uncharacterized protein, which produces MSWFLAISCVYLVAVTFVSSSRHTQESLLDHLAIDNCDNHAEQPEAVLSPSNTGLRCVTASDEKVSDYTYFDNVRMTVGNTPMYTVFQGLLDFTDNTPRFCFDKDNKLAEFDINFKNNNPLETSRVELTPCRTGGYWTNGKVFCSPPECSKYLRQPKNAEYFEEELHVTMNMKDLNEIPVNGPRGGASMIKYASGSDHRLIYNITSNTTQYLTTDQFFSYCSKFGPCYKGEFLGRTDLLYSHGGWPPMILKRQGDQVLLILRYDPRSFVYREKSPLVSCKRKSENDFELCDSPTGSYSWRKIWKASLPYKKEWLSLRFLTRWSYKHDCLIQVTDTETQEELVNYTGPCGRYADMKLGNYPYAKVGISNKGLSGSVKMRFRDVILIQKGPV; this is translated from the exons ATGTCTTGGTTCCTTGCGATTAGTTGTGTGTATTTGGTAGCGGTTACATTTGTGTCTAGTTCACGACACACACAAGAATCGCTACTAGATCATCTGGCTATCGACAACTGCGACAATCATGCCGA ACAACCAGAAGCCGTTTTGTCTCCATCGAATACAGGTTTAAGATGCGTTACTGCCAGTGATGAAAAAGTGTCAGATTATACATACTTTGATAATGTGCGCATGACCGTTGGAAACACTCCGATGTACACTGTTTTCCAGGGTTTGCTAGACTTCACTGACAACACTCCACGATTCTGCTTCGACAAGGACAACAAACTTGCTgagtttgatattaattttaaaaa CAATAATCCTCTTGAGACCTCGAGGGTTGAATTAACTCCATGTCGTACCGGTGGATATTGGACCAATGGAAAAGTATTTTGCTCTCCCCCTGAATGTTCTAAGTATTTACGTCAACCAAAAAATGCAGAATATTTTGAGGAGGAACTACATGTTACAATGAATATGAAGGATCTTAACGAGATACCAGTAAATGGACCAAGAGGTGGAGCGTCCATGATAAAGTATGCTAGTGGAAGTGACCATAGATTGATCTACAACATAACGTCAAACACAACACAATATCTGACAACAGACcagtttttttcatattgttcAAAGTTTGGTCCATGTTACAAAGGCGAGTTTCTTGGGAGAACAGATTTGCTATATTCCCATGGAGGATGGCCTCCAATGATTCTCAAACGACAAGGTGACCAGGTCTTACTCATCCTGAGATATGACCCAAGAAGCTTTGTATACCGAGAAAAGTCACCTCTGGTCTCATGCAAGAGAAAGTCAGAAAATGATTTTGAATTATGTGACTCTCCCACTGGTTCTTATTCCTGGAGGAAAATATGGAAGGCGTCATTGCCTTATAAAAAGGAATGGTTATCATTACGATTCTTAACGCGTTGGTCTTACAAGCACGATTGTCTCATCCAAGTTACAGATACTGAGACACAAGAAGAACTGGTTAACTATACGGGTCCATGTGGTAGATATGCTGACATGAAACTAGGAAATTATCCGTATGCAAAGGTCGGTATTTCAAACAAAGGTCTTAGCGGATCAGTCAAAATGAGGTTCCGTGATGTTATCTTGATACAAAAAGGACCTGTATGA